The following are encoded in a window of Chitinophagaceae bacterium genomic DNA:
- a CDS encoding LPS-assembly protein LptD, with the protein MNQLNKGKAKYISVLVSALLLLTITLYFSAAGYNAQHFHSFLTADTVPVRAGKIIDSIKNKAATNPTISEEPLALKKVPDTGIVIKKDTIGFKSSKDSLDAPVTYHADDSMVMDIPARKIILYGKETRVKYTDNEIIAPHISFDQRANLITAYLVRDSNGNVIKFPTFIQGDLKTVSDTLGFNPKTGKGITKSTYTQQGEIYGHAEIIKKVDPDVFYAFRGKFTTCNLDTPHFAFVSKKVKFINKKMAITGPVHPEFEDVPVPIVLPFGIYPLKQGRHSGILAPTFNANEQLGLALEGLGYYKVLSDQWDVVIRGTLYSYGGWTANLSPRYYKRYRYQGNLSLDIQHLRDLDKSGARNFNIRWSHSTDSKARPGVSFNASLNAGSSGFNSSVPNSPQRNFQNILNSSITYSKIWKDKPFNLNISGNHNQNTNSKQFNINLPDIGFNVNTLYPFRRKEVIGQYRWYENIGLALNTNIRSLSSFYDTSGSFLKEFTEKYQWGATHNVPLTLSLPQVGNFQFSPSISYVERWYQEKFIRSWDAANRKLDTTINKGFYTAREMNFGMGVSTRIFGLFTFRKKSPVQAIRHEIRPVLSASYKPDMNRKFWYTTQVDTFGNFRRFSVHERGVFGAFGEGKFGGLSFGIDNNLQMKVRNRKDSSADAVKKVTLLDGFSITSSYNFLEDSFQLKPFNINMRTNLFDKISISASAIVVPYLTDSRGEFIDKLVWNKKILALGKMTSGNIAVQSQFRGGDKKEQLPNTNPALNQVNPITGMPLDEYQQEAAYISNNPGEFANFNIPWSISFQYSLNYSRIPNGFGTGYKGSVSQNISGSGSLNLTSRWQIGANGSYNITTKELGYVSMYLTREMHCWQMAINVSPVGKYRSFNISISPKSGLLRDLKINRTRYFYDL; encoded by the coding sequence ATGAACCAACTAAACAAAGGTAAGGCAAAATACATATCGGTATTGGTATCTGCACTGCTGTTATTAACGATAACGCTTTACTTTAGTGCCGCTGGTTACAATGCACAACACTTTCACAGTTTTTTAACTGCGGATACGGTTCCGGTAAGAGCGGGAAAGATAATTGACAGCATAAAGAACAAAGCGGCAACAAACCCAACTATTTCGGAAGAACCCCTGGCGCTAAAGAAGGTCCCCGATACCGGCATCGTGATAAAAAAGGACACGATCGGTTTTAAGTCTTCCAAAGATTCACTGGATGCGCCCGTTACCTACCATGCTGATGATTCGATGGTGATGGATATCCCTGCACGAAAGATCATCCTGTACGGTAAGGAGACAAGGGTCAAATACACGGATAACGAGATCATTGCCCCGCATATAAGTTTTGATCAGCGGGCAAACCTGATCACCGCATACCTGGTAAGGGACAGCAACGGCAACGTGATAAAATTTCCGACATTCATACAGGGCGATCTGAAAACAGTAAGTGATACACTTGGATTCAATCCCAAAACGGGCAAGGGCATTACAAAAAGCACTTATACCCAGCAGGGAGAAATTTACGGACATGCAGAAATCATAAAAAAAGTTGACCCGGATGTTTTTTACGCTTTTCGGGGAAAGTTCACCACCTGCAACCTGGATACACCGCATTTTGCCTTTGTGAGCAAAAAGGTAAAATTCATCAATAAGAAAATGGCCATCACCGGACCCGTGCATCCCGAGTTTGAAGACGTGCCTGTGCCGATCGTCTTACCCTTCGGGATCTATCCGTTGAAACAGGGACGGCATTCGGGCATACTGGCGCCTACCTTTAATGCCAACGAACAACTTGGCCTGGCGCTGGAAGGGTTGGGATATTACAAAGTACTCAGCGACCAGTGGGATGTGGTGATACGGGGTACCCTTTATTCGTATGGCGGGTGGACCGCCAACCTGAGCCCCCGGTATTACAAACGGTACCGGTACCAGGGAAACCTGTCGCTGGACATACAACACCTGCGGGACCTTGATAAATCGGGGGCAAGGAATTTCAACATTCGCTGGAGCCACAGTACCGACAGCAAGGCAAGGCCGGGTGTAAGTTTCAACGCAAGCCTGAATGCAGGCAGCAGCGGGTTCAATTCATCGGTGCCCAACAGTCCGCAGCGTAATTTCCAGAACATACTCAACTCGTCCATTACGTATTCAAAAATATGGAAGGACAAACCCTTTAACCTCAACATAAGCGGTAATCACAACCAGAATACAAACAGCAAGCAGTTCAATATCAACCTTCCCGACATCGGGTTCAATGTAAACACCTTGTATCCCTTCCGCCGCAAGGAAGTGATCGGGCAGTACAGGTGGTATGAGAATATCGGCCTGGCGCTTAATACCAACATCCGCAGTCTTTCTTCTTTTTACGATACTTCCGGCAGCTTCTTAAAAGAATTTACCGAAAAATACCAATGGGGCGCCACCCACAATGTACCGCTTACTTTATCGTTGCCACAGGTTGGTAATTTCCAGTTCTCACCCAGTATAAGCTACGTGGAAAGATGGTACCAGGAAAAATTCATACGCAGCTGGGATGCTGCAAACAGGAAGCTGGATACAACCATCAATAAAGGATTTTATACAGCAAGGGAAATGAATTTTGGCATGGGCGTTTCCACCCGGATATTCGGATTGTTTACTTTCCGCAAAAAAAGCCCGGTTCAGGCCATACGGCATGAGATACGCCCGGTATTATCTGCCAGTTACAAACCCGACATGAACCGGAAATTCTGGTATACCACCCAGGTGGATACGTTTGGGAATTTCAGGCGGTTCTCCGTGCATGAACGCGGGGTATTTGGTGCATTTGGCGAAGGCAAATTCGGCGGACTGAGTTTTGGTATTGACAACAACCTGCAGATGAAAGTGCGTAACCGGAAAGACAGCAGCGCCGATGCCGTTAAAAAGGTCACCCTCCTCGACGGTTTCAGCATCACCAGCAGTTACAACTTTCTGGAAGATTCATTCCAGCTGAAGCCCTTCAATATAAATATGCGGACCAACCTGTTTGATAAGATAAGCATTTCCGCAAGCGCCATAGTGGTCCCTTATTTAACCGACAGCAGGGGTGAGTTCATCGATAAACTGGTATGGAATAAGAAGATCCTTGCATTGGGTAAAATGACGAGCGGAAATATTGCCGTGCAAAGCCAGTTCAGGGGTGGAGATAAAAAAGAACAACTTCCCAATACCAACCCGGCGCTGAACCAGGTGAACCCCATTACCGGGATGCCGCTGGATGAATACCAGCAGGAAGCCGCTTATATAAGTAATAACCCGGGAGAGTTTGCCAATTTTAATATCCCGTGGAGCATCAGTTTTCAATATTCATTGAATTACAGCCGCATCCCAAATGGTTTTGGCACCGGGTATAAAGGTTCTGTTTCGCAGAATATAAGCGGGTCAGGTTCCCTTAACCTGACTTCCCGGTGGCAGATCGGGGCAAACGGGTCGTATAATATTACTACCAAAGAGCTGGGTTATGTAAGCATGTACCTTACGAGGGAGATGCACTGCTGGCAGATGGCGATCAACGTCTCACCCGTTGGCAAGTACCGTTCCTTTAATATCAGCATCAGTCCCAAATCCGGGTTATTAAGGGACCTGAAAATAAACCGTACAAGGTATTTCTACGATCTGTAG
- a CDS encoding 1-acyl-sn-glycerol-3-phosphate acyltransferase yields the protein MEEISTNQKAKAPTGTGTTIFGHIWALWALITFLVTFLIIFIPSMLTHLVKEPRGQYYFIRIARVWMNVWLFLVGCPVKVRGKENFKKDTTYVVVFNHNAFLDVPLSAPYVPGPNKTIAKTSFAKIPIFGLFYSKGSVLVDRKDDKSRSKSFDAMKKVLAAGMHMCIYPEGTRNRSNEPIKPFYDGAFRLAVAARKDVMPCVIKGTKKAMPINKKFFMLPTRLSMQFLPPVSSSNTTVTELKEKVFNNMLKEYTREEKNDPQPTDRRNTLYGLFSGPLITRIWD from the coding sequence ATGGAAGAAATATCAACTAACCAAAAAGCCAAAGCCCCTACGGGGACCGGGACAACTATTTTTGGCCATATCTGGGCACTTTGGGCACTGATCACGTTCCTGGTTACGTTTCTGATCATTTTCATTCCTTCCATGCTCACCCACCTTGTTAAAGAACCCAGGGGCCAGTATTATTTTATACGGATCGCAAGGGTTTGGATGAATGTGTGGCTTTTTTTGGTGGGATGCCCGGTAAAAGTAAGGGGAAAAGAAAATTTCAAAAAGGATACCACGTATGTGGTGGTATTTAATCACAATGCTTTTTTAGACGTACCCTTATCCGCCCCCTATGTACCCGGGCCGAATAAAACAATTGCAAAGACCTCTTTTGCAAAGATCCCCATCTTTGGTTTGTTTTACAGCAAAGGTTCCGTGCTGGTAGACCGCAAAGATGACAAAAGCAGGAGCAAAAGTTTTGACGCCATGAAAAAAGTGCTGGCGGCCGGCATGCACATGTGCATTTACCCCGAAGGTACCCGTAACCGCAGCAATGAACCCATCAAACCATTTTACGATGGCGCTTTCAGGCTGGCCGTTGCCGCCCGGAAAGACGTTATGCCCTGCGTAATAAAAGGAACAAAAAAGGCAATGCCCATCAACAAAAAATTCTTTATGCTGCCTACCCGGCTCAGTATGCAGTTCTTACCCCCGGTATCCTCTTCCAACACAACAGTGACCGAACTGAAAGAAAAAGTATTCAACAACATGCTGAAGGAATATACCCGCGAAGAAAAAAATGACCCGCAACCTACAGATCGTAGAAATACCTTGTACGGTTTATTTTCAGGTCCCTTAATAACCCGGATTTGGGACTGA
- the ung gene encoding uracil-DNA glycosylase yields MDVKIEPSWKEVLKNEFTKPYFQQIVTFLKTEKAAGKIIYPPGALIFNAFNQTPFSKLKVVILGQDPYHGAGQAHGLSFSVPNGVKPPPSLVNIFKEIESDTGTAMPSSYGNLTRWAEQGILLLNAALTVRANEPFSHAKCGWAEFTDAVIQKISDEKKGIVFLLWGRFAQDKQLLIDETRHFVLKAAHPSPFSADKGFFGCKHFSKTNELLVKQGAAPIDWKLLTP; encoded by the coding sequence ATGGATGTAAAAATAGAACCATCGTGGAAGGAAGTCCTGAAAAATGAATTCACCAAACCCTATTTTCAGCAGATCGTCACTTTTTTAAAAACAGAGAAAGCAGCCGGAAAGATCATATACCCGCCGGGCGCCCTCATTTTTAATGCCTTCAATCAAACCCCTTTTTCAAAATTAAAAGTGGTGATCCTGGGCCAGGACCCCTACCACGGAGCCGGGCAGGCACATGGCCTGAGTTTTTCGGTCCCCAATGGCGTTAAGCCTCCCCCATCCCTGGTAAATATCTTTAAAGAAATTGAAAGTGATACCGGCACGGCCATGCCTTCGTCGTATGGCAACCTCACCCGCTGGGCAGAACAGGGTATCCTTTTACTGAATGCCGCACTTACGGTGAGGGCCAATGAACCCTTCAGCCATGCAAAATGCGGCTGGGCCGAATTTACCGATGCCGTCATTCAAAAGATATCCGATGAAAAAAAAGGGATCGTGTTCCTGCTCTGGGGAAGATTTGCACAGGATAAGCAACTGCTGATCGATGAGACCAGGCATTTTGTTTTAAAAGCAGCACACCCTTCCCCATTCTCGGCCGACAAAGGTTTTTTTGGCTGCAAACACTTTTCAAAAACAAATGAACTGCTGGTAAAACAGGGAGCCGCCCCTATCGACTGGAAATTATTAACCCCATAG
- a CDS encoding MATE family efflux transporter yields the protein MTESVTQHTKTSFFTLLKQALRGDVKDFTTGSIDRAIFLLAVPMVMEMVLESSFALVDIYFVNMVSPAAAATVGLTESSLTILYSLAWGLAMGATALIARRAGEKDFKTAGSVAAQVILIATAFSVLVSIFGILFPKEILRFMGADASLVEEHYGFTQLMLGSNIVIMLLFVNNGIFRGAGDASIAMKALIFSNIINIILDPLLIMGYGPFPKMGLMGAAVATTIGRGCGVIYQFYHLFGGNDLVKLSIKQFKADMAMIRSLLSTSSGAMFQFLIGSCSWIFLAKLIAESGVEATSGYFTAIRICIFTILPAWGIANAAATLTGQNLGAGHPERAERSVWRSAFLTLCFFALVGLLFFFFGETFMRFFTSNELAVKEGTRCLHVLAIGYIFFAYGMVLTQAFNGAGDTKTPTYINLFIYWLFQIPLAYLLAKYLNMGSMGVYMAINIAETALAIVSIIIFRKGKWKLVKV from the coding sequence ATGACTGAATCAGTAACTCAGCATACCAAAACATCTTTTTTCACATTGCTCAAACAGGCTTTACGGGGCGATGTAAAGGATTTTACCACCGGCAGCATTGACCGGGCCATTTTTTTACTTGCCGTACCGATGGTGATGGAGATGGTGCTTGAATCATCTTTTGCACTGGTGGATATTTATTTTGTGAACATGGTAAGCCCTGCTGCGGCTGCCACGGTAGGACTTACAGAGTCCTCGCTTACCATCCTGTATTCCCTTGCCTGGGGATTGGCGATGGGTGCAACAGCGTTAATAGCCCGCCGGGCCGGGGAAAAGGATTTTAAAACGGCTGGATCAGTTGCAGCACAGGTGATACTGATCGCTACAGCTTTTTCTGTACTGGTAAGCATTTTCGGGATCCTTTTCCCAAAAGAGATACTGCGTTTCATGGGGGCAGATGCATCGCTGGTGGAAGAACATTACGGGTTTACCCAACTGATGCTGGGCAGCAATATCGTGATCATGCTGCTGTTTGTAAATAACGGGATATTCCGGGGAGCCGGCGATGCTTCTATAGCCATGAAGGCCCTGATCTTTTCCAATATCATTAACATCATTCTTGATCCGTTGCTGATAATGGGTTACGGGCCTTTCCCCAAAATGGGATTGATGGGTGCGGCAGTGGCCACCACGATCGGAAGGGGTTGCGGGGTGATCTACCAGTTTTATCACCTGTTCGGGGGGAATGACCTGGTAAAACTTTCCATAAAGCAGTTCAAAGCGGATATGGCGATGATCAGGAGCCTGCTCAGCACTTCATCCGGTGCCATGTTCCAGTTCCTGATCGGCAGTTGCAGCTGGATATTCCTGGCAAAGCTTATTGCCGAATCGGGTGTGGAAGCCACATCCGGCTATTTCACGGCGATCCGGATCTGTATTTTCACCATTCTTCCAGCCTGGGGTATTGCGAATGCGGCTGCTACCCTTACAGGACAAAACCTGGGTGCAGGTCACCCGGAAAGAGCAGAAAGATCGGTCTGGAGGAGTGCTTTTCTTACCCTTTGTTTCTTTGCCCTGGTAGGCCTTTTGTTTTTCTTTTTCGGCGAAACATTCATGCGGTTTTTCACCAGCAATGAACTGGCGGTAAAGGAAGGCACCCGGTGCCTGCACGTACTGGCCATTGGTTACATCTTCTTTGCCTATGGCATGGTGCTTACCCAGGCATTCAACGGGGCAGGAGATACAAAGACCCCGACCTATATTAACCTGTTTATTTACTGGTTGTTCCAGATACCGCTGGCCTACCTGCTTGCAAAATATCTTAATATGGGTTCGATGGGTGTTTACATGGCCATAAATATTGCAGAAACCGCACTGGCAATTGTGAGCATTATCATCTTCCGAAAAGGGAAGTGGAAGTTGGTAAAGGTCTGA
- a CDS encoding OmpA family protein produces the protein MKQKLTLILALTLLATSGFSQKKMSNGSKKGTLLGLHYNMADFNAPIGIKDPSTGKTYSKMRDMDKGFSVSYWRGLKSKIDFSVKLSGMFGDYAARNSGQTQKTEIGIELEPSLNFRPFDDGALMNPFLTVGIGGGYYTDKFAGYVPAGLGLQVKLNNNTYIMLHGQYRWTLDKKTLGDHLFYSVGLAQNIGKEKVKVVPPPPPPVVEPPKDRDGDGVLDVDDKCPDVKGLASLQGCPDRDGDGIADGDDKCPDVAGLARYQGCPIPDTDKDGINDEQDKCPTVPGVARYQGCPIPDTDGDGVNDEEDKCINEKGPASNYGCPVIDEKIVERVNKAAQNVFFATGSAKLLAKSFPKLNDVVTILKENPSYKVNIDGHTDDVGKDENNQTLSENRAASVKAYLAGKGIEESRLTSTGYGETKPVADNKTAAGRAKNRRVEMTVSNY, from the coding sequence ATGAAACAAAAACTAACGCTAATTCTGGCATTAACTCTTTTAGCCACAAGTGGTTTTTCCCAGAAAAAAATGAGTAATGGCAGCAAGAAAGGAACCCTTCTCGGTCTGCATTACAACATGGCTGATTTTAATGCTCCCATTGGTATCAAAGACCCGAGCACCGGAAAGACGTACAGTAAGATGAGAGATATGGACAAAGGCTTTTCAGTTTCTTACTGGAGAGGACTTAAATCCAAGATCGATTTCTCTGTGAAACTTTCTGGAATGTTTGGTGATTACGCTGCCAGGAATTCCGGCCAGACCCAAAAGACAGAAATTGGTATCGAACTGGAACCAAGCCTGAATTTCCGTCCATTTGATGACGGCGCGTTAATGAACCCGTTCCTTACCGTTGGTATCGGCGGTGGATATTACACTGATAAATTTGCCGGTTATGTTCCCGCAGGTCTTGGTCTCCAGGTTAAACTGAATAATAATACTTATATTATGCTCCACGGTCAATACCGCTGGACACTGGATAAAAAAACTTTGGGTGATCACCTGTTCTACTCAGTTGGTTTAGCTCAGAACATCGGTAAAGAAAAAGTAAAAGTTGTTCCTCCTCCTCCGCCACCAGTTGTTGAGCCTCCTAAAGACAGGGATGGTGATGGTGTGCTGGATGTGGATGACAAATGTCCTGATGTTAAAGGTCTTGCTTCTTTGCAGGGTTGCCCAGACAGGGATGGCGACGGTATTGCTGACGGAGATGATAAATGTCCTGATGTTGCCGGTTTAGCCCGTTACCAGGGTTGCCCGATCCCTGATACTGATAAAGATGGTATCAACGACGAACAGGACAAATGTCCTACCGTTCCAGGTGTTGCCCGTTACCAGGGTTGCCCGATCCCGGATACAGATGGTGATGGTGTAAATGACGAAGAAGATAAGTGTATCAACGAAAAAGGACCCGCTTCAAATTATGGTTGCCCTGTAATAGACGAGAAAATAGTTGAACGTGTGAACAAAGCCGCTCAAAACGTATTCTTCGCTACAGGCAGCGCCAAATTACTGGCTAAGTCTTTCCCTAAACTGAATGATGTGGTTACCATTTTGAAAGAAAATCCTTCTTACAAAGTAAACATCGATGGCCACACCGATGATGTTGGTAAAGACGAGAACAACCAGACCTTGTCTGAGAACAGGGCTGCTTCCGTAAAAGCTTACCTGGCTGGCAAAGGCATTGAAGAAAGCCGTCTTACTTCAACCGGTTATGGCGAAACCAAACCAGTTGCTGACAACAAAACTGCTGCCGGCCGTGCTAAGAACAGGAGAGTGGAAATGACAGTAAGTAATTACTAA
- a CDS encoding ATP-binding cassette domain-containing protein yields MLLGLQNVTFEFGARTIVEDATWHIQPNERIGLIGYNGTGKSTLLKVLTGQYSPSKGTVEKGRETTIGFLHQDLLSFDTEDSILEVAMGAFERVKELEKEIEGIGKKLEQTGDESLAHDYADRLHEMEVLDGYNIHHKTEEILQGLGFANADLKKPYKQFSGGWRMRVLLAKMILMHPDVLLLDEPTNHLDLPSIEWLEKYLQHYPGAVVIVSHDRYFLDRMVTKIVELYQQQLHFYSGNYSFYESEKALRVDIQKKAYENQQDYIRQQERFVERFKAKASKAAQAQSIVKRLDKLDRIEDVEIERPNIRINFSVDKQPGRILCTLKHVSKSFGDLKIIEDTGAEIDRGDKVALIGANGKGKSTLLRIIAGTEPFQGERIWGHNVDDSFYAQHQLEALNINNTVLEEMQSSRSGKTDLELRSLLGCFLFSGDDVEKKVKVLSGGEKARVALAKTMVSKANFLLLDEPTNHLDLHSVELLIEALNKYEGSIVLVSHDRYFISRIANKIWEIEDHKIREFKGTYQEWEDWKARREAEKNKEAKTAKQPVAVMQPEKKIKEPEKAVQRNQIDKDLKKELQKQKNLFNQLEEKLARLNRQKTQLEADLASPAVYNDKNRFQETESAYKASISELAKVTTEYESAFEKLMELEERMA; encoded by the coding sequence ATGTTATTAGGACTACAAAATGTGACCTTTGAATTTGGGGCAAGAACCATTGTTGAAGATGCCACCTGGCATATCCAGCCCAATGAACGCATCGGGCTGATCGGCTATAACGGAACCGGTAAATCCACCCTCTTAAAAGTGCTGACCGGGCAATACAGCCCTTCCAAAGGAACCGTGGAGAAAGGCAGGGAAACAACCATTGGCTTTTTGCACCAGGACCTGCTGAGTTTTGATACCGAAGACTCCATCCTTGAAGTGGCGATGGGGGCCTTTGAGCGGGTGAAGGAACTGGAAAAAGAAATTGAAGGGATCGGGAAGAAACTGGAGCAAACGGGTGATGAAAGCCTGGCCCATGATTATGCCGACCGGCTTCATGAAATGGAAGTACTGGACGGATATAATATCCATCACAAAACCGAAGAGATCTTACAGGGATTGGGATTTGCCAATGCCGACCTGAAAAAACCGTACAAACAATTCAGCGGAGGCTGGCGCATGCGGGTACTGCTGGCGAAGATGATACTGATGCACCCGGATGTACTGCTGCTTGATGAACCTACCAACCACCTTGACCTGCCCAGTATTGAATGGCTTGAAAAATACCTGCAGCATTATCCCGGCGCCGTAGTGATCGTAAGTCACGACAGGTATTTTTTAGACCGCATGGTAACCAAGATCGTTGAGCTGTACCAGCAGCAATTACATTTCTATTCAGGCAATTATTCATTTTACGAATCGGAAAAAGCCCTGCGGGTAGACATCCAGAAAAAGGCATACGAAAACCAGCAGGATTATATCCGGCAGCAGGAACGTTTTGTGGAACGCTTTAAGGCAAAGGCAAGCAAGGCTGCCCAGGCCCAGAGCATTGTAAAGCGGTTGGATAAACTGGACCGGATCGAAGATGTGGAAATAGAAAGGCCAAACATCCGCATCAATTTTTCGGTTGATAAACAGCCGGGAAGAATATTGTGTACGCTGAAGCATGTATCAAAAAGTTTTGGTGATCTTAAGATCATTGAAGATACCGGTGCCGAGATCGACCGGGGAGATAAAGTGGCCCTGATCGGTGCCAACGGAAAAGGAAAATCAACCCTGCTCCGTATCATAGCAGGCACAGAACCATTCCAGGGCGAACGCATCTGGGGACATAATGTAGATGATTCTTTTTATGCACAGCACCAACTGGAAGCATTGAACATCAACAATACGGTACTGGAGGAAATGCAAAGCAGCCGCAGCGGAAAAACGGACCTGGAACTGCGGAGTTTACTGGGATGTTTTTTATTCAGCGGCGATGATGTTGAAAAGAAAGTAAAAGTGCTGAGTGGCGGCGAAAAAGCACGGGTGGCCCTGGCAAAAACAATGGTGAGCAAGGCAAACTTCCTGTTGCTGGATGAGCCTACCAATCACCTTGACCTGCATTCAGTAGAACTGCTGATAGAAGCCCTGAATAAATACGAAGGAAGCATTGTACTGGTAAGTCACGACCGGTATTTCATCAGCCGCATTGCCAATAAGATATGGGAAATTGAAGACCATAAGATCCGGGAGTTTAAAGGAACTTACCAGGAATGGGAAGACTGGAAAGCCCGCAGGGAAGCAGAGAAGAACAAAGAGGCCAAAACTGCAAAACAACCGGTGGCGGTAATGCAGCCTGAAAAAAAAATAAAGGAGCCTGAAAAAGCGGTGCAACGGAATCAGATCGACAAGGACCTGAAGAAAGAATTGCAAAAACAAAAGAACCTCTTCAACCAGCTGGAAGAAAAACTTGCCCGGCTGAACAGGCAGAAGACACAACTGGAAGCTGACCTGGCTTCCCCGGCAGTTTACAATGACAAGAACCGTTTCCAGGAAACAGAGTCCGCTTATAAAGCCAGTATCTCCGAATTGGCGAAAGTTACCACTGAATACGAATCCGCATTTGAAAAGCTGATGGAACTGGAAGAAAGAATGGCCTGA
- a CDS encoding DUF3347 domain-containing protein: protein MKKIFLVLLVIILAVAGFYWYKFSNSGKGDSGQKQQPLALKKHSDGFNRSVATAMQAYFSMKDAFVDADTAKAKEGCRKFIQMLDSIPLAELKTDTLTIYDAAVSDHSNIKANAQSLLQQSDITEMRKDFSMVSENLYPFFRTINYEGENMYWQNCPMAFGEDKGANWISSTKDIVNPYLGKNHPEYKGSMLHCGEVKDTIKTR, encoded by the coding sequence ATGAAAAAGATATTTTTGGTGTTGCTGGTGATCATTCTTGCGGTAGCAGGTTTTTACTGGTATAAGTTCAGTAATTCAGGCAAAGGAGACAGTGGGCAGAAACAGCAACCACTGGCATTAAAGAAGCATTCGGATGGCTTTAACCGGTCTGTAGCCACGGCCATGCAGGCATATTTCAGCATGAAAGATGCTTTTGTGGATGCCGATACGGCAAAGGCAAAAGAAGGATGCCGGAAATTCATTCAAATGCTTGACAGCATCCCCCTGGCTGAATTAAAGACAGACACCCTCACTATCTATGACGCAGCAGTGAGTGACCACTCGAATATCAAAGCCAATGCACAGTCGCTTTTACAGCAGTCCGATATCACGGAAATGAGGAAAGATTTCAGCATGGTCTCTGAGAACCTGTATCCTTTCTTCCGCACCATCAATTATGAAGGAGAGAATATGTACTGGCAAAACTGCCCGATGGCATTTGGCGAAGACAAAGGGGCCAACTGGATAAGCAGCACGAAGGACATAGTGAATCCATATTTGGGAAAAAATCACCCGGAATATAAAGGCAGCATGCTCCATTGCGGTGAAGTGAAGGATACCATAAAAACACGGTAA